GGATGCAATaagtattataaaaaatacataggTCCCCATATATAGATGTCCCAGAAGTATTTTTACATATCGAGGTTAAATATATGATTCAAGAATTTAAAGATTATACTATTACAGAATTACAGATAAAATTGTATCATAATAGTGCGTGTAATCCACAAGGAAATggtataaataaaagtttttataaaagtcttgattattggttaataaaagatgttattAACCCTTTATAGTGCATTAAGTTAGTTTACTAGTTGTGTAtatacaagttagccatgcactaaCTCtagctaaaaaaaaaagaatatataaagttattttttgtttttattttgtttatttttattatatacatctttgtaattaaaaaaaatatttaatttatttttttttttttatcggTTGACatttattcaaattaaaaaagagaattaattttttttacatgaaCTTAAAGAAAACGAaaatataatgtttatgttatattcgatgtattttttttaaataatattgaataaaTAAGAGTTTTTACTTTTGTTAAAGGTTATAAAttgtatgtttttttaatgaaaagaataaatttattctttgtaattaaaaactcctttataacagtttaacatgtttattaaaagatgcagcaatatttaaatcaaattaaatattatgtgtcataagaaaccattatatataataaaaaaatatatatatatatatatatataaatgtatatttatttatacatgctctttattattttgtttgtttaatactctagcaaagtcattaagcagccaattaataaatcatatatatataaaaacaagtatatatatatttaaaacgtatatttatttatacatgctttttattaatttatttgtttaatactctagcaaattCATTAAGCAGGtagttaataaaagtatgtatattaactttttgtatataataaCTAAAATATCAATGAAGAAATCTAGCTTCGCACACAATGTTATCAATGCTAATCATGCGTTTATagctaaataaaaaaaataattcttaaattttttttaacattttggTTTTTGAAAGaaagatattatttttaatttttattttaattttaataagaagaaaaagaaagattTTTAAGAAGATATAAACTTAAGAAAAAGACATAatctttaataaaagatattatgtATGTATGTTTATATAAGGTGTTTATTGTACGTTAATCATATGTTATTTATTGAATActcataaattattaaattattaaacaCTTTATCATCTTTATGCAACTTCACTAAAAAGGAAAATCataaactaataaaaatattaaacatCATAAAAATGTTCTTTATTACATTGTTCACTCGATACcttagcaaagtcattaagtgggaaattaataaatcacctAGTAAAGTCATTAAAAAGGCAGTTTATAAATTACTAAAtggccaattaataaatcaaagcCATAGTAACTCTTAAGATACTTTTAgtcatttatatttactttttagTGCATAATAACTTTAATTAGGAAtatgatttaaaatttactttttatattttatgtcAATTCTctcatatattaaaatagttGAAACTATCAAAGAAGATAAAGTAAATAATACTAAGTCGACGTCATATAATTCCGAATAGTCGAGATGatttagtaaaaataatgaaaatgaagacaGTGATAAGAAAATAGCAAGAAATAAAGAAACCAGTTTTAAGTTATTTTTGCATTTATATAAGATTCCCTCActaaattttatcttttcatttttttccattgtctctttttcatattttggttctacatttatattttgctCTATTTTACTTTGTTCATTTCTTGGTTCTAAATTTATTGTCATCATACCTTCTTGTATGTAGCACTGTAATCcttctttttgttttattgAATCATTATTTTCTGCTAATGATCTTTTATCTCCTagatttaatatattatttaatccATTTTTATGATTCAATGATTTACAAGAATCCCActaaaatatcaaaaaaatattcagtgaataaaaaaaaatatttttgttaatataattttgatttaaaaaatggtaaaaaaaaaaatatttttaagtattattattatcctaCATTATTAGAATATTGTAGTATCCAAATTGAAAgagtaaatataaaaaattttataggaaaatataatgcattttttttcttccttttaCTATATATGTTTAATGCTGGGATATATGTATCATTAAAGCCTTTAGTTACATGTGAATAGTATCTGGAATGCATTCTAAAATTGAAGATAAGATCAATATTCTTTTTCCtgttcatttttattttttttttttgattaaaaTTACCTCtttaaattgaaaataattttttatttatatatttttttttatacctAAGAGGATTAAACGAaacaattaaattaaaaaaatagctTTTTAAATTcgaaatgaaataaaatatattttttcttttaatataataaaaaaaaaaatcttttaaatttatatatataattataagtTATGTTAATATATAACGGAGAACAAAAATGtcagaaaaaaatatcttaaaGATGTTACTATTAACATTACttaaagtttttattttatgataCTTTATTATCGCTacatattaaaatatgtataatttttttaatttaaaacttAATATACATACAagttaattaaaatttttgcaATCATTACAATAAACCCGTATCTTTATTcgtattaaattttatattatgtgaattttttttctcttttcacttataatttttttttttattatagtaatacgcataaatatttattaataactattattaatcctttctttatttttattgaaatattatcattttcttttaaaaaagtatatatatgcatgtgcccaattttatatttaattataattttttgtcatagttaaaatgaaaatacataataaattcattacatcataattaaaagaaaaataaaataatttttgattacattcataatatatattttatagtgtatatcttctttataattgttattataaaattagagTTATTGCTAATTTTAGAATTTTTGTAaatgcatatatttttattattttttttttgttaatttttttcatttttgctttttttttttccttcttAGGAATTTTtagtattattaatttattgatTATTTGTTTAATGACTTGATTaagttattaaataaaaaaattattagagcgtgtataactaaatatacagatttttatatatatatatatacttattttattatatgtattgtaatatttataatatatggtatataatttgaattaagcATTTGTGTATAGCATAACAggcatatttttaattttacaaatgtttctttatttacaaagagtaagtatattcttttaattaaaaaatcacacaaaattaagttataaaaaataacaaaaataaaactttaggttacttaatattattttaaaatatttgaatCTAATGCTATATgaacattatactttttaggtattaatttttaaattttaattaaaaattaatgatatCTCAATTCAAAAACTTCacaccaaaaaaaaaaaaattaaaatttttttttttaaattacaaagatatataagagtataacaaataaacaaaaacctaacaatatatatatatatatatatatattttaactaGAGCCATTGCATGGctgatttttattttactaacTAATGATTTATCGATTGCTTGTTTAATAACTTTGCTATGAtattaaacaaattaataaagagcatatatatacttattttattatatacatagtaatatttatattatatggtatttaatttaatttaagcAATTGTGCATTTCTTAAcagtgatttattaattgcttGCTAAATGACTTTActagagtattaaataaaaaaattaataaagagcatgtataaatgaatataagtTTTAAGttgtatacatatatatatttattatatatatataatgatttCTTATGATACATAATATTGAATCtgtattaaattttactgcatcttttaataaatatgtttattgttttaaatgagattttatttacaaagaattagtatatccttttaattaaaaacatatatatattttgtaacaattaaaaaaaagttatgcTCTAGTtcattcaatgttatttcaaaatatacataatacATTACATAAACATTACACTATTTCATTAAGTTTTTTATGTAAGTAAAAGTTAATTCTCCCTTTAATTCGAACAAAAACAAACTTcaaacaacaaaaaaaattaatttaattttttttttttttaatatttcaaagatgtgtaaaaaaaaaataacaaatacaaaaaaaaaaaataattttatttttttttttttaaactagaGTTAGTGCATGACTAACTTGTACATACACGACCAGTAacctagcttagtgtactaccaaaggttaataatatcttttatcaACCAACACTTTATCATCTTTGTGC
The nucleotide sequence above comes from Plasmodium relictum strain SGS1 genome assembly, contig: PRELSG_00_v1_412, whole genome shotgun sequence. Encoded proteins:
- a CDS encoding fam-h protein, encoding MNRKKNIDLIFNFRMHSRYYSHVTKGFNDTYIPALNIYSKRKKKNALYFPIKFFIFTLSIWILQYSNNWDSCKSLNHKNGLNNILNLGDKRSLAENNDSIKQKEGLQCYIQEGMMTINLEPRNEQSKIEQNINVEPKYEKETMEKNEKIKFSEGILYKCKNNLKLVSLFLAIFLSLSSFSLFLLNHLDYSELYDVDLVLFTLSSLIVSTILIYERIDIKYKK